The genomic stretch CTTGAACGGTCTTTCGCCGGTGTGAGTGCGGTAATGCATTTTGAGGGAACTCTGGCAGCTGAGGACTCTGTGGCAAATCAGGCACTCATTGGGGTCAGCTGTGGATTTCTCAATAttctccaccagctgctggagTTTTGTCGTTTCAGAACCTTGCTCACCTGCTCTGCCTATGTGAAAGGCACTCACGCTGCAGCCAGCCTGCGGGGAGCTCCGGGTCTGCTCAATCCCCGACTCCTGACTGGCCGCACCCGATGAGGAGCCACCTTCACTTTCTGGAGAAGGCCCGGGCTGCACGTCGCTCAGGAGCACACCACTGAAAGAATCTTTGCTACTTGCTAGGCTGGAAACATTCTGCGGCAAGCCAGCACCCACTGAGCTTGGCAGAGAGGTCAAAATAGGCTTGGTATCCACAATAAGGTTGGATTCATCCAGGGGCACAGACATCCCGTATGGTATGCCACTGCTAGTGGGCACATTGTCAAGGTGTTCGGGTACCGGATAGGGATTCATTTTGATGTGAGGATATCTGTCTTTATGCCGCTGGAAATGCACTTTAAGGTTTCCTTTGGTCGTAAAACGATTGCCACAAATGTTGCACTTATAGGGTCTTTCGCCAGTATGGGAGCGGAGATGAATCTGCAGGGCACTGTCATTGCCGAACACCTTGCCGCAGAACTTGCACTTGTATTTGAATAAGGCCTCTTCCACGTTGGGCTTGCTTTCAGACACGTTCACATTTGGcagctttccttttcctttcttggaAGGATCAACCGCTGAGGAAACAGCAGCAAGCGGGCTTTGGAAGATGACTGGACCGGACGACTGAGGTAGCAAAGGGCTTTGGAAGCGCGACATGAGGGAGCCCGGCAGGCTTTTGTTTGTGTCAGGCTTCAAGGAGATGGAAGGTGCCAGCCCGCCAGCCagagagacagcagcagcagctggaatgcCGACGGTCGAATGAGGTAGTTTGCCTTGTTTCAAGGATTCCAGTGATAGGCTTTGGTTCCCAGCTTTCTGTCCAAttaaagcaacagcagcagacagtTGTTGGGACATGTGAGCACCTAAAGCTTTGAGGGGGTCTGCAGCAGCAGCGATGGAAGGATGCAGGATGTGCGGGGCCATCATGGCTACCTGGATACGGATTTGCTCGGTGAGCTGGATCTGCTGGAGCTGCTGTTGCTGTAGACACACGAGCTGCTCGAGGATCATCGGAATAGCATTGAGGCCAGCCACTGACGGAGACAATGTCTCTGAGGTACACTGGTTGACAGCCACTTTAGTGCCACGTATCGTCTGCAGAGTCACATTAGTGTTTGGTACTTTGGGCTTGGGCAGATAGCTTAACCCAGGAGCTGCGTGACCAACAGGGGGCTCCGTTTTTAGATATACCCCTCCAGCTGGTTCAGAAGTGATCCGCTCACCTCTCTTTTCCACAGAGCTAGAGCAACTCTTTGCATGACTCTCCTTGGCAGTTCTACTGTCCAGCCGACTGTTTGGAAAACTCCCCAAGGAGCTATCGGGGAAGTCTTCCAGGGGCACCGTTCCCTCACCTTCATTCATGATTAGGACAGGTGGTGTTTTAGTGCAATTTTTCTTATGCTCAAGGAATTCAGAGAGGTCAAAGAACTCTGCACAGCATCTCTCACAGATGTGGGTGTCCTCTGTTCGGCACCTTTTGGAACTCATTTCACCATCTCCGTCACCTGGGACATCTCGTGGACTCCCTAAAAAGGGCACCGGAAAGAGAAAAGATGACTCAGAGCCAAATAGCAACACAAACTGAAAGTTACAATCACATTTTGCAGCAGGAAGAGGCAGCTGGTAGACAAAgacatttgctgaatgaaatcCCACAGATACATGGTCCAATATAGAGAATTTTCAAATATTCAAAATGGGAAGAGATGGTAGACTGAATGGGCCAGATCCTGTCTGTTCTGACCAACAGTGGCTAACCAGGGTCGAGGACTTTCCTGACACTGCCTACAAAATGACTGGAGGTGCCAGCAATTCAACCTAGGACCTTTTGCACATAATGCAAGCATATTAATCACTGAGCTACGGCCCATTTCTTGATATTTCAGGAGGACAGATTTCCCCCTTAACgccatagtccagtggttctcacacatttagcaccgggacccactttttagaatgagaattttgtcaggacccagcagaagtgatgtcatgaccagaagtgacatcatcaagcaggaatatttttagcattcctaggctgcaatcctacccacactaacccaggagtaagtcccatttactatcattgttaaaagaatatacatagtagcttgttaaaagtacaggtctgtaacatgtccccaaatgccatggtagcttcaagtctaatatattgaaaataaaatattgaaatgaatggggacccacctgaaattggctcatgacctacctagtgggtcccgacccacagtttgagaaacactgccgtagTCCATTCTAAGGGAAAGTACATTCTGTGCAAGAACACTGATACCCCCAAACTCTAAAGTAGGATCTATGTACTAAAGTCCTCATAGAGAAAGTCTTCAGAGGTTCAACAATGTCACAGATGCCAATACACGTTATTATAACTTcccttttgtagtttttacatCCTCAGTCTGTTCTTGTCTCCTCCCATCCCATGGAATTCTCCTCCTCCCCTGGCATTCTAATGGTCCCATAATTCTAATACAAGCCAGGCTGTCTGGCATAGGCTGTTGAGCAAAGATCATTAGAAGACAGGGCACAAAATGATGGATTAAAAAGGATTTTTTCTACTTCCTGCCACCCTCTGATACTTATGACAGCATGCATACTCGAGATGATCTGAGTGGTCTTAGTAACTTCTAATTTATCTGTGTTAAACCTTTTTAAAACCACCATATTCTACTCAGAATTCAGGTGCTAAAAGTGTGGACTTGGTCATCCTTTCTATGTACATAAGCAAGTGGAAATTCTAAACTCTTTAGTGAATGCAATTACCAACCCTTTCAAATGAACAAATACAGAACCTAAAGGACATAATATTGGGTTCATGGTGCTAAGCATTTGTTCATAAAACTCTCAGggccaatcctttccaactttccagcactggtgcaggtgcaatgcagtcccaagataagagaacaaatgttcccttaccttgaggaggcctccatgactacctctgcaacataggatgcagcacataccccattgtcatggttgcactggaaaattggatagcattgggccttcAATCACTTTGGTTTAAAAGCTCACTTTCAAAATACacttaagactacaatcctatacacactttcctgggagtaagtcccactggacacagtggaacttacttctgagtagatatgcatacaaTTGCACTGTTCAGGTGGACACACAACTCTCAAAGCCAGGTATACATCACAAGCTATATACGAGCAATGCATGTCCATctcaaaaattatatttttaacacATGCAGGGTGCTTTTCCAGGCGAAGATTCCACATCATAGGGAAGTGCTTAGTTTGCAAAAGTCcgcaatgtctttttaaagtgTTGTTAGGACTCCAGCCTAGAATAAAATCATTTGAAGCAGGTGCCTTAAGCACATACACACAGCCTTAACAAGACAGCAGAGTAACTGCATTAGGTTCTCTTTTGTCAGGAAATTAGAGTAAGGATAGCAGGTTGCTATGTCAGAGGGCTACAACTCTATGTAGATAGCAAACTTGGCAACTTCTCATTTTAGAAGTTAGGCACTACTCTGAGTttcaagttaataataataaaataaaactttatttttatcccgcccttctccctaacgggacccagggcggctcctaacaggacccagggcggctaagtTGTCTGTAGTGTAGGCCCCTGAGAAATCCCAGGGGGGGTTTGGTCATGATGTGCTGGAGGAAGAGTTGTCTCAGAGCATGTTCTAACTGTTTTCCCCCTGGGGACCCCCCCCCAAGCATCTGGAATGCTCCTGCGAATGCAAGAATTAAGAACTTCAGCTCATTAGCAGTACAGTATAGTGGTTACCTTTTACTTACTATGATGAAGGAAAGAGCCTCTGAACATGTATAGTCTCATCACTGAGCAACTACTCTCCCCCCACAGTTAACGGGGGAGAGGGGTAGTGTTAGAAGGCAAGAGCCTTTTATGCAAGCTTTAGCCTCACAGCATCCTTCACCAACTGCATTCCAATAGCTGCAGCACAGATTACTCCCTACAATGCCCAAGTTCCTTCCCATTTTCTCACCCTCGCCTCCCTTCCAGCTGTACTCTTTGATCAAACAACTTGTTTGATCCAACTTGTTTAAACTGATCAAACAACCAATCCTACAGGAAATGCCTTACTAAGCTAGTAGCATTTGTGAGGACCCCTTCTGCCTTCCCTTCATTTCGACCCATGTTTGTTTCCCAGTGGCTTTAGGAAGGTAGAAAAATTTCTTGACTCCACCATTGTGCTCTGACTATTACCTAGGAATTTTCAACAGAGAACTAGGAAAAAAAGTGGATGTGGGAAgaaggtgacaagctgcacctgctgaaattccctcctctacacaattggtaaaggaccaggagccctaaagttgaaaggatgGCCACACCTTAATTAAATCATTAGTAACCTTTTCTGTACAAGCTTAATTGGCTATTTTGTCAGGTGTGATGCTTTGACAAAACTATGTTTCAGAATTCTAcagggcagtatttctcaaactatgggttgggacccactaggtgggtcacgagccagttttaggtgagtccccattcatttcaatttttatttttaatatattagacttgatgctaccatggtatgtgactgcatttggaaaaacgTTACAGACCTATattttttaacaaactactattcttttaacaatgatagtaaatgggacttactcctgggtaagtgtgggtaggattgcaacctaggattgcttgatggtgtcacttctggtcatgacagcacttctggtgatcctgacagattctcattctaaaaagtgggtcctggtgctaaatgaatgagaatcactgctatagggtctttttttaaacccttctctCAATATCCATACCTTGATATCAATACCTTGATGTTTCCTGGGGTCTCAGTGAAAAAATCTCATCCTGAGCTAGTCTGCATAGAGCAAGTAAGAGACACCTGGTTACTTACTATGATCAGAGATCAAGCCAGCCAACTTCAGTTAAGATTGTTTGAAGATATTCCTTAGGGGCATTTAATATAGTTCAACAGTAGG from Tiliqua scincoides isolate rTilSci1 chromosome 4, rTilSci1.hap2, whole genome shotgun sequence encodes the following:
- the SALL4 gene encoding sal-like protein 4 yields the protein MSRRKQAKPQHIHSEEQQPPPGGASGSPRDVPGDGDGEMSSKRCRTEDTHICERCCAEFFDLSEFLEHKKNCTKTPPVLIMNEGEGTVPLEDFPDSSLGSFPNSRLDSRTAKESHAKSCSSSVEKRGERITSEPAGGVYLKTEPPVGHAAPGLSYLPKPKVPNTNVTLQTIRGTKVAVNQCTSETLSPSVAGLNAIPMILEQLVCLQQQQLQQIQLTEQIRIQVAMMAPHILHPSIAAAADPLKALGAHMSQQLSAAVALIGQKAGNQSLSLESLKQGKLPHSTVGIPAAAAVSLAGGLAPSISLKPDTNKSLPGSLMSRFQSPLLPQSSGPVIFQSPLAAVSSAVDPSKKGKGKLPNVNVSESKPNVEEALFKYKCKFCGKVFGNDSALQIHLRSHTGERPYKCNICGNRFTTKGNLKVHFQRHKDRYPHIKMNPYPVPEHLDNVPTSSGIPYGMSVPLDESNLIVDTKPILTSLPSSVGAGLPQNVSSLASSKDSFSGVLLSDVQPGPSPESEGGSSSGAASQESGIEQTRSSPQAGCSVSAFHIGRAGEQGSETTKLQQLVENIEKSTADPNECLICHRVLSCQSSLKMHYRTHTGERPFKCKLCGRAFSTKGNLKTHYGVHRANTPLKMQHSCPICQKKFTNAVVLQQHIRMHMGGQIPNTPVPENAHDTPTVEATTSEKNGDPCCPDENVECMETEGDLELQDGPSHSSKSPTPGNAQPDPSSSVFSSISVLENQMKMVNSALTLQRQSSLKSSDNGSAESDGMTNDSSSALGDPDYQNGSRSPVASESASFPALSPANSQAESTRSKSPGFSIPEDGAVGSKPDGPEIHPTERESALDLTYGNIGRKVIKEEPGLHFPNGEYGRSSVHAAFVRAPPALIKMEIPSDRPIGTSHFIGPPALSPGVSLLVPPPRRPAKQHICTTCGKNFSSASALQIHERTHTGEKPFACSICGRAFTTKGNLKVHVGTHMWSNSARRGRRLSIDNPMALLSNDPKKVTEMFPKDVIPPSVNLDPLAWNQYAAVLSNGLAMKTNEISVIQSGGIPSLPTTTGGGAAINIAMNSATVSKLDGSQSTIGSEMEKSNSSKADNVSKCQFPHFMEENKIAVN